The following proteins are encoded in a genomic region of Actinomadura sp. NAK00032:
- a CDS encoding DUF6247 family protein, with amino-acid sequence MTAQPEEPTAPRDPGEDPAAIFDALPPTHRDQFRAKYDEALDAAHDLARFKQVQTLLRQWRLRAIAYGRPGYEEAVQDALQGREDSFVRYTPPGWEGRV; translated from the coding sequence ATGACCGCTCAGCCCGAGGAACCGACCGCGCCGCGCGATCCCGGCGAGGATCCGGCTGCGATCTTCGATGCGCTCCCGCCGACGCATCGTGACCAGTTCCGGGCCAAGTATGACGAGGCGCTCGACGCGGCTCACGACCTGGCGCGCTTCAAGCAGGTCCAAACCCTGCTGCGTCAGTGGCGCTTGCGGGCCATCGCCTACGGCCGTCCCGGCTACGAAGAGGCGGTGCAGGACGCCCTACAGGGCAGGGAAGACAGCTTCGTCCGCTACACCCCTCCGGGCTGGGAAGGCCGGGTGTGA
- a CDS encoding alpha/beta fold hydrolase — protein MLSAMAVYVDDPVRLGEVRLSDGRSLGWAEWGSPDGIPVLLCAGAATSRWLGFGGGVVETLGVRLVSVDRPGLGVSTPAPGRTFSDFAGDMRQLCVLRGLENPAVVANSQGAPFAIACAEAGVASAMALVSGADEVAAPQFASVLPADLRGLVERATSDPDGAEEFFAGFTAEAMWNMVMAASPECDLAVYRDPDFAAAYRRALDEGFAQGAAGYARDTVLAMGRWPFVFDKISVPVDIWYGEHDTSHSPDNGAFLATRMTTAQRSVVPGIGGALLWTHAEPILTSLLAKATNDQSPHP, from the coding sequence ATGCTGTCGGCCATGGCTGTTTACGTTGATGATCCCGTCCGGCTGGGCGAGGTTCGGCTGTCTGATGGACGGTCACTCGGCTGGGCGGAGTGGGGATCGCCGGACGGGATACCCGTTCTGCTGTGTGCGGGCGCGGCTACAAGCCGGTGGCTCGGCTTCGGCGGAGGTGTCGTCGAGACGCTCGGTGTGCGTCTGGTCTCCGTGGACCGCCCCGGGCTCGGTGTCTCCACACCTGCACCGGGGCGAACCTTCTCCGACTTCGCCGGTGACATGCGGCAGCTCTGCGTGCTGCGGGGGCTGGAGAACCCGGCCGTGGTCGCCAACTCACAGGGCGCGCCGTTCGCCATCGCCTGTGCTGAGGCGGGCGTCGCGTCGGCGATGGCCCTGGTCTCCGGCGCGGACGAGGTCGCCGCACCGCAGTTCGCGTCCGTCCTGCCGGCGGACCTGCGTGGCCTCGTCGAACGGGCCACGTCCGACCCGGACGGCGCCGAGGAGTTCTTCGCCGGCTTCACCGCCGAGGCCATGTGGAACATGGTCATGGCCGCAAGCCCGGAGTGCGACCTTGCCGTCTATCGGGATCCGGACTTCGCGGCCGCTTACCGCAGGGCCTTGGACGAGGGTTTCGCTCAGGGCGCCGCCGGTTACGCGCGCGACACGGTCCTGGCCATGGGGCGCTGGCCCTTCGTCTTCGACAAGATCAGTGTTCCAGTCGACATCTGGTACGGCGAGCATGACACCAGCCATTCACCCGACAACGGAGCATTCCTCGCCACCCGCATGACCACCGCTCAGCGCAGCGTGGTGCCGGGAATCGGTGGCGCGCTGCTGTGGACGCACGCCGAGCCGATCCTCACATCGCTCCTCGCAAAGGCCACCAACGACCAGTCACCGCATCCCTGA
- a CDS encoding serine/threonine-protein kinase: MGWDSEGVLAGRYRKLGRIGQGGMGAVWRAYDTGLEREVAIKELWVPEQVSEQERRVWYARMGREARTVARLRHPGIVTVYDRVMGEDGRPWIVMELIQGQSLDHLLTERQALPEQQVAAIGLAVLEALSAAHAHGIVHRDVKPANLLLEGDRIVLTDFGIAALEGDATLTRTGGVLGTPAYMSPEQIAGQTVTPASDLWSLAATLYAAVEGRRPFTAPTHGALFVAIATQDPAPPTCGGPLAQVLSGLLRKDPADRLSVPQIRDLLTTVTGPDTKLNAQARRSADQQSATCADTLNFTDDLTLLHGTGPLPDDRGRTQSSRAAAPLPEQEAVALYRRLAETDPDRYRPDLARALNDLGHTLYGLERFAEILPLRQEAVAICRELVEVDPDRYRPDLAYSLSHLSHTLYRLDRFAEELPVEQEAVAVYRRLAEADPDRYRPDLAQLLSNLGHTLNRLDRHAEAAPVRQEAVAVYRRLAEADPDRYRPDLVQALNDLGHTLYGLERFAEILPLRQEAVAICRELVEVDPDRYRPDLAYSLSHLSHTLYRLDRFAEELPVEQEAVAVYRRLAEADPDRYRPDLAQLLSNLGHTLNRLDRHAEAAPVRQEADTIRQ; encoded by the coding sequence GTGGGTTGGGATAGCGAGGGTGTGCTGGCGGGCCGGTACCGGAAACTGGGGCGGATCGGGCAGGGCGGGATGGGCGCGGTATGGCGCGCGTATGACACCGGCTTGGAACGTGAGGTGGCCATCAAGGAACTGTGGGTTCCCGAGCAGGTCAGCGAGCAGGAACGGCGCGTGTGGTATGCGCGGATGGGGCGGGAAGCCCGAACCGTCGCCCGGCTGAGGCACCCGGGAATCGTCACCGTCTACGACCGGGTGATGGGCGAGGACGGCCGTCCGTGGATCGTCATGGAGTTGATCCAAGGGCAGTCCTTGGATCACCTGCTGACCGAACGGCAAGCCCTCCCCGAGCAGCAGGTCGCCGCCATCGGGTTGGCGGTGTTGGAGGCGCTGTCGGCCGCACACGCGCACGGGATCGTGCACCGCGACGTCAAACCGGCCAACCTGCTGCTGGAGGGCGATCGGATCGTCCTCACCGACTTCGGCATCGCGGCCTTGGAGGGTGATGCCACCCTCACCCGCACTGGCGGCGTGCTGGGCACGCCCGCCTACATGTCCCCTGAGCAGATAGCCGGCCAGACCGTCACTCCCGCCTCGGACCTGTGGTCACTCGCCGCCACGTTGTACGCGGCGGTGGAAGGCCGCCGGCCGTTCACCGCCCCGACGCATGGGGCATTGTTCGTCGCCATCGCCACCCAGGACCCCGCACCACCCACATGCGGCGGGCCACTCGCCCAAGTCCTCAGCGGACTGCTGCGCAAAGACCCCGCCGATCGGCTGTCCGTCCCGCAGATCCGTGACCTGCTCACCACCGTGACCGGTCCCGACACCAAGCTCAACGCCCAGGCCCGCCGATCCGCCGACCAGCAATCCGCGACCTGCGCCGACACCCTCAACTTCACCGACGACCTGACCCTCCTGCACGGCACCGGACCCCTCCCAGATGACCGGGGGCGGACCCAGTCGTCCCGTGCTGCCGCGCCTCTTCCCGAGCAGGAGGCGGTCGCCCTCTACCGGCGGTTGGCTGAGACCGATCCTGACCGGTACCGTCCGGATCTCGCCCGGGCGCTGAACGATCTCGGTCATACGCTTTATGGGCTGGAGCGTTTTGCTGAGATTTTGCCTTTGAGGCAGGAGGCGGTCGCTATCTGCCGGGAGTTGGTCGAGGTCGATCCGGATCGCTACCGTCCTGATCTCGCGTACTCGCTGAGCCATCTCAGTCACACGTTGTATAGGTTGGATCGTTTCGCTGAGGAATTGCCTGTAGAGCAGGAGGCGGTCGCCGTCTATCGGCGGTTGGCCGAGGCCGATCCTGACCGCTACCGGCCTGATCTTGCCCAATTGCTGAGCAACCTCGGCCACACCTTGAATAGGCTGGACCGCCATGCCGAGGCGGCACCCGTGCGACAGGAGGCGGTCGCCGTCTATCGGCGGTTGGCCGAGGCCGATCCTGACCGGTACCGTCCGGATCTCGTCCAGGCGCTGAACGATCTCGGTCATACGCTTTATGGGCTGGAGCGTTTTGCTGAGATTTTGCCTTTGAGGCAGGAGGCGGTCGCTATCTGCCGGGAGTTGGTTGAGGTCGATCCGGATCGCTACCGTCCTGATCTCGCGTACTCGCTGAGCCATCTCAGTCACACGTTGTATAGGTTGGATCGTTTCGCTGAGGAATTGCCTGTAGAGCAGGAGGCGGTCGCCGTCTATCGGCGGTTGGCCGAGGCCGATCCTGACCGCTACCGGCCTGATCTTGCCCAATTGCTGAGCAACCTCGGCCACACCTTGAATAGGCTGGACCGCCATGCCGAGGCGGCACCCGTGCGACAAGAAGCGGACACCATCCGCCAGTAG
- a CDS encoding dihydrofolate reductase family protein: MSELLVDFITSLDGYASGEGWPGFWGLEGPEYLAWLGEQPAVTYLMGANTYRLMSGFAAGDVPSGQDEFRPEEEASVDELTQASKVVFSSSLEDPLTWANSTLVRDDAVEAVRTLKSSGSGLLSTIGSLSLCRSLLRAGLVDRFRVVMFPVITGATGEERIYDGYPDVALEMTDHRTFDGRIQLVEYKPRVLDHPPLATLA, encoded by the coding sequence ATGTCGGAGCTTCTCGTCGACTTCATCACCTCCCTCGACGGCTATGCATCGGGAGAGGGGTGGCCCGGGTTCTGGGGCCTCGAGGGCCCGGAGTACCTCGCATGGCTGGGCGAGCAGCCCGCGGTCACCTACCTGATGGGCGCGAACACCTACCGCCTGATGTCGGGCTTCGCCGCAGGCGACGTCCCGAGTGGCCAGGACGAGTTCAGGCCCGAGGAGGAGGCGTCCGTCGACGAGCTCACGCAAGCTTCCAAGGTGGTGTTCTCCTCCTCACTCGAGGACCCGCTGACGTGGGCCAACTCCACGCTCGTCCGCGACGACGCCGTCGAGGCGGTCCGCACCCTGAAGTCGAGCGGCTCGGGGCTCCTCAGCACGATCGGCAGCCTCAGCCTGTGCCGGTCCCTGCTACGAGCCGGACTCGTCGACCGCTTCCGGGTCGTGATGTTCCCGGTGATCACCGGGGCCACGGGCGAAGAACGCATCTACGACGGCTACCCGGACGTCGCCCTCGAGATGACCGACCACCGCACCTTCGACGGCCGCATCCAACTGGTCGAGTACAAGCCCCGCGTCCTCGACCACCCACCCCTCGCCACCCTCGCCTGA
- a CDS encoding FAD-dependent monooxygenase, which translates to MEDGMRVIVVGAGLGGVTAAVGLHRQGHQVVLYERGAELREAGTGVVIMPNGLRALAELGYDTHDIGGARPAPARTGGLRDWRGRPLLITDAAQAQRQVGSMVVADRTRLHRALRAPLPAGAVRTATPISRLEAGADAVAVFGDGDRVDEADVVIAADGIGSELRGRLFPGHPGLRRIGRMDLRGTLPRPAEPDVEELLAGILIDRRTGAMFGLFPLGADGLYWFTDSPLPETLPEPEQARELMLALTADWHPAVPALLAATAADDVYVDPIACLAEPLPTFATGRIALLGDAAHAMTPDLGQGASQAFEDAASLTRHLTEAEPAQAAERLLRYDAQRRPRANRLMRAAERQSRLTSQTGAAAWMRDTLLRAIPARLATRQLAAIWHA; encoded by the coding sequence ATGGAGGACGGCATGCGCGTCATCGTGGTCGGTGCGGGGCTGGGCGGGGTGACGGCGGCGGTGGGGCTGCACCGTCAGGGGCACCAGGTCGTCCTCTACGAGCGGGGCGCCGAGCTCCGCGAGGCGGGCACCGGCGTGGTGATCATGCCCAACGGGCTGCGGGCCCTGGCGGAACTCGGCTACGACACCCATGACATCGGCGGAGCGCGCCCCGCCCCCGCCCGCACCGGAGGGCTGCGCGACTGGCGCGGACGGCCGCTGCTGATCACCGACGCCGCGCAGGCGCAACGCCAGGTCGGGTCGATGGTCGTGGCCGACCGGACACGGCTGCACCGCGCCCTGCGCGCCCCGCTGCCCGCCGGCGCGGTGCGGACCGCGACACCGATCTCGCGGCTGGAGGCCGGCGCGGACGCGGTGGCGGTGTTCGGCGACGGCGACCGCGTCGACGAGGCGGACGTGGTGATCGCGGCCGACGGGATCGGCAGCGAACTGCGCGGCCGGCTGTTCCCCGGCCACCCCGGCCTGCGCAGGATCGGCCGCATGGACCTGCGCGGCACCCTGCCCCGCCCCGCGGAGCCGGACGTGGAGGAACTGCTGGCCGGCATCCTGATCGACCGGCGCACCGGTGCGATGTTCGGGCTGTTCCCCCTCGGCGCCGACGGGCTGTACTGGTTCACCGACTCTCCGCTGCCCGAAACCCTCCCGGAGCCGGAGCAGGCCCGTGAGCTGATGCTGGCGCTGACGGCCGACTGGCACCCGGCCGTCCCCGCACTGCTGGCGGCCACCGCGGCCGACGACGTCTACGTCGACCCGATCGCCTGCCTGGCCGAACCACTGCCCACGTTCGCCACCGGCAGGATCGCGCTGCTCGGCGACGCCGCACACGCCATGACGCCCGACCTCGGGCAGGGCGCCAGCCAGGCCTTCGAGGACGCCGCCTCACTCACCCGCCACCTCACGGAAGCCGAGCCCGCGCAAGCGGCCGAGCGGCTGCTGCGCTACGACGCCCAGCGCCGCCCACGCGCCAACCGCCTGATGCGAGCCGCTGAACGGCAGTCCCGGCTGACCTCCCAGACCGGAGCCGCCGCCTGGATGCGCGACACCCTCCTCCGTGCGATCCCAGCCCGCCTGGCCACCCGGCAGCTCGCCGCCATCTGGCACGCCTAG
- a CDS encoding TetR/AcrR family transcriptional regulator gives MPPTNLARRRALTDAAIALLAASGVHGVTHRAVEKQAGLPAGTASNYFRSREALLVAAAERVVELHLADMEQAAGHQPAGGADLVEMLTESLFTAATALRDRYLAIFELQLEAVRRPALAAALAGLQEAAVRFTAGHHDQLGLKIAHEKVPALIALYGSALFTLVSAPPGAVTRPFVKTIVDTMVHGSAVSDP, from the coding sequence GTGCCGCCCACCAACCTCGCCCGCCGCCGAGCCCTGACCGACGCCGCCATCGCCCTGCTGGCGGCCTCGGGAGTGCACGGTGTGACCCACCGGGCGGTGGAGAAGCAGGCGGGGTTGCCGGCCGGCACGGCGTCGAACTACTTCCGCAGCCGCGAGGCCCTGCTGGTGGCCGCGGCCGAACGGGTGGTCGAGCTGCACCTGGCCGACATGGAGCAGGCGGCCGGGCACCAGCCCGCGGGCGGCGCCGACCTGGTGGAGATGCTGACCGAGTCGTTGTTCACGGCGGCGACCGCGCTGCGCGACCGCTATCTTGCGATCTTCGAGCTGCAGCTGGAGGCGGTGCGCCGCCCGGCACTGGCCGCGGCGCTGGCGGGGCTACAGGAGGCCGCGGTGCGTTTCACCGCCGGGCACCATGACCAGCTGGGGCTGAAGATCGCACACGAGAAGGTCCCGGCACTCATCGCGCTCTACGGCAGCGCCCTGTTCACCCTGGTCAGCGCACCACCAGGCGCCGTCACCCGGCCCTTTGTCAAAACCATCGTCGACACCATGGTGCACGGCTCGGCCGTATCGGATCCCTAA
- a CDS encoding TetR/AcrR family transcriptional regulator — MTEGRRTPTGERAERKRAAIIDAARQVFLQHGFEAGMDTIAARAGVSKVTIYNHFTGKEELFAAVIGDALKSALGESLAYAEECLRRDDDVRDMFTATARAWYHNMTRPEVLRLRALVTYEQRRFPELGRAWQESGPGHFNSLFAAALRRQIDQGVLTIPDIDLAIIQFYSLTLYPHLVHATYGTPIDEKTADHLITSGVAMFLDHYRA, encoded by the coding sequence GTGACCGAAGGACGACGGACCCCCACCGGCGAGCGCGCGGAACGCAAACGGGCCGCGATCATCGACGCCGCCCGCCAGGTGTTCCTCCAGCACGGCTTCGAAGCCGGCATGGACACCATCGCCGCACGGGCCGGCGTGTCCAAGGTGACCATCTACAACCACTTCACCGGCAAGGAAGAACTGTTCGCCGCCGTGATCGGCGACGCCCTCAAAAGCGCCCTGGGCGAATCACTGGCCTACGCCGAGGAATGCCTGCGCCGCGACGACGACGTCCGCGACATGTTCACCGCCACCGCCCGCGCCTGGTACCACAACATGACCAGACCAGAGGTCCTCAGACTCCGCGCCCTCGTCACCTACGAGCAGCGCCGCTTCCCCGAACTCGGCCGCGCCTGGCAGGAAAGCGGCCCCGGCCACTTCAACTCCCTGTTCGCCGCCGCCCTGCGCCGCCAGATCGACCAGGGCGTCCTCACCATCCCCGACATCGACCTGGCGATCATCCAGTTCTACTCCCTGACCCTCTACCCCCACCTCGTCCACGCCACCTACGGCACCCCCATCGACGAAAAGACCGCCGACCACCTCATCACCAGCGGCGTCGCGATGTTCCTCGACCACTACCGCGCGTAG
- a CDS encoding NAD(P)H-binding protein — protein MIFVAGATGNVGSEVVRALAAAGAPVRALVRDPERARLPDGAEAVSGDLDRPGTLTGALKGVHAAFLLPGHADMPGLLTEVRRAGVEHVVLLSGGSAGSGDMTNAVTRYMAQSEAAVRESGVPWTFLRPSGFMSNALRWLPQIQAGDQIRVPFPTVAVACVDPFDLGAVAARALLGDGYRGEILWPTGPEALLPADQVAVLARVLGRDLRAVGLSDEEARAEMSAAMPAEYVDAFFDFYVDGSLDESIVRPTVQEVTGRAPRTFEQWANAHADGFRR, from the coding sequence ATGATCTTTGTTGCGGGCGCCACCGGCAACGTGGGCTCGGAGGTCGTGCGCGCGCTGGCGGCGGCCGGCGCGCCGGTCCGGGCACTGGTGCGCGACCCCGAGCGGGCCCGGCTGCCGGACGGGGCCGAGGCGGTGTCGGGAGACCTCGACCGGCCCGGCACCCTGACGGGCGCGTTGAAAGGCGTGCACGCCGCGTTCCTGCTGCCCGGCCACGCCGACATGCCCGGACTGCTGACCGAGGTCCGCCGGGCCGGCGTGGAACACGTCGTCCTGCTGTCAGGCGGCTCGGCCGGGAGCGGCGACATGACCAACGCGGTCACGCGCTACATGGCACAGTCCGAGGCGGCCGTCCGGGAGTCGGGGGTGCCGTGGACGTTCCTGCGGCCGAGCGGCTTCATGTCCAACGCGCTGCGGTGGCTGCCGCAGATCCAGGCGGGCGACCAGATCCGGGTCCCGTTCCCGACCGTGGCGGTGGCCTGCGTGGACCCGTTCGACCTCGGTGCGGTCGCGGCGCGGGCACTGCTCGGCGACGGGTACCGGGGCGAGATCCTCTGGCCGACCGGACCGGAGGCGCTGCTGCCCGCCGACCAGGTCGCCGTCCTCGCCAGGGTGCTCGGACGCGACCTGCGCGCCGTCGGCCTGTCGGACGAGGAGGCCCGCGCCGAGATGTCCGCCGCCATGCCCGCGGAGTACGTCGACGCGTTCTTCGACTTCTACGTCGACGGCTCGCTCGACGAGTCGATCGTCCGCCCGACCGTCCAGGAGGTCACCGGACGCGCACCCCGGACCTTCGAGCAGTGGGCGAACGCGCACGCCGACGGCTTTCGCCGGTGA
- a CDS encoding nuclear transport factor 2 family protein: protein MTTAIKPMPPRLRRLLVASVTVAFALAPAAGCGDADAPAAAGPSSTSAPPPREGAVPGLLRPVRAYVDAVAGKDLDALAGAFARDAVLIDVGRRFNGRDAIRAWADAEVIGGTLTVSEIVENRPGHQRLLVRFAPGGTGGFAAHYAFTVSGPVITRAELTYAD from the coding sequence GTGACCACGGCGATCAAGCCCATGCCCCCGCGGCTGCGGCGTCTGCTCGTCGCGTCCGTCACCGTCGCCTTCGCTCTCGCTCCCGCGGCGGGCTGCGGCGACGCCGACGCGCCGGCGGCGGCGGGCCCGTCCTCGACATCTGCGCCGCCCCCGCGCGAGGGAGCGGTGCCGGGGCTGCTGCGGCCGGTACGCGCCTATGTCGACGCCGTCGCGGGCAAGGATCTCGACGCGCTCGCCGGAGCGTTCGCCCGGGACGCCGTCCTGATCGACGTCGGCCGCCGCTTCAACGGCCGCGACGCCATCCGCGCCTGGGCGGACGCAGAGGTCATCGGCGGGACCCTCACGGTGAGCGAGATCGTCGAGAACCGGCCCGGCCATCAGCGCCTGCTGGTGCGCTTCGCGCCCGGAGGCACCGGCGGCTTCGCGGCCCACTACGCCTTCACCGTTTCCGGCCCGGTCATCACCAGGGCCGAACTCACCTACGCCGACTAG